From the genome of Bacteroidota bacterium, one region includes:
- a CDS encoding L-threonylcarbamoyladenylate synthase — protein MKTIISTDIEQAKYFLDKGEVVAIPTETVYGLAGNALSDSTLLKIYKTKNRPSFDPLIVHFDSIYKTEKFVQSIPEIIKKLAERFSPGPLTYLLNKRKIISDIVTSGLPKVAIRFPNHPLTIKLLSTLDFPVAAPSANLFGKVSPTSPQHVYEQLNGKIPFILDGGKCNVGIESTIVSWEKDNLIIHRLGGVSVEDIITLYPKIKIISNKNQEPDSPGQLKSHYATKTPLFFDNVEEILLKRKSKNIGLIAFNKKHTAIKSENQCILSPEGSLDEAAKKLFHSMHELDERGFDFIIAEKFPDNGLGRAINDRLKKASVNF, from the coding sequence ATGAAAACGATAATATCAACAGATATTGAACAAGCAAAGTATTTTCTTGATAAAGGAGAAGTTGTTGCAATTCCTACCGAAACGGTTTATGGCTTAGCAGGTAATGCACTTTCTGATTCTACATTGCTAAAAATTTATAAAACAAAAAATCGCCCAAGTTTTGATCCTTTAATTGTTCACTTTGATTCTATTTATAAAACTGAAAAATTTGTTCAATCAATACCTGAAATTATAAAAAAGCTTGCTGAGAGATTTTCACCTGGTCCATTGACTTATTTATTGAATAAAAGAAAAATTATTTCTGACATTGTTACTTCAGGATTACCCAAGGTAGCAATTCGTTTTCCTAATCATCCTCTTACAATAAAGTTACTCAGCACTCTTGACTTTCCTGTTGCTGCACCAAGTGCAAATCTTTTTGGTAAAGTCAGCCCTACTTCTCCACAGCACGTTTATGAACAGTTAAATGGAAAAATTCCTTTTATTTTGGATGGAGGAAAATGTAATGTTGGAATTGAATCAACTATTGTTAGCTGGGAAAAAGATAACTTAATAATTCATAGGCTTGGAGGTGTTTCTGTTGAAGATATTATAACTCTTTACCCAAAAATAAAAATTATATCAAATAAAAATCAAGAACCTGATTCTCCCGGTCAATTAAAAAGCCATTACGCTACAAAAACACCCCTATTTTTTGATAATGTTGAAGAAATATTACTTAAGAGAAAAAGTAAAAATATCGGGCTAATAGCTTTTAACAAAAAGCATACTGCAATTAAATCAGAAAATCAATGTATTCTTTCCCCAGAAGGAAGTCTTGACGAAGCGGCAAAAAAACTATTTCATTCTATGCATGAATTAGATGAAAGAGGATTTGATTTTATTATTGCAGAAAAATTCCCTGATAATGGCTTAGGAAGAGCAATAAACGATAGACTTAAAAAAGCTTCAGTAAATTTTTAA